In Corynebacterium ulcerans, one genomic interval encodes:
- a CDS encoding TrmH family RNA methyltransferase, with the protein MELDFDQPFSERTPRVVNAAKLLRAAGRKKADRFLAEGENSVEAAVSTGAATDVFVTEKAAQRFVDVITAAKHMGVYVHPISDRAAKSLSDTVTTTGIFAVCRPVLWEIKSALKGQPRLVCVAVGTSEPGNAGTLIRVADAMGADCIVFAGDTVDPQGPKAVRSSAGSLFHIPVVREPNMQRVWDSLKARGLTILATTAQGEVSLDNPGETLSSPTAWLMGNEAHGLDAELMQKADHRVSIPIRGRAESLNLATAASICLYESSKALLAD; encoded by the coding sequence ATGGAACTGGATTTTGATCAGCCTTTTAGTGAGAGAACCCCCCGCGTAGTTAACGCCGCAAAGCTTCTACGGGCTGCAGGAAGAAAGAAGGCGGATCGGTTCCTGGCGGAAGGGGAAAATAGCGTTGAAGCTGCTGTGAGTACTGGTGCAGCCACTGACGTGTTTGTTACGGAAAAGGCAGCGCAAAGATTTGTCGATGTGATAACTGCCGCCAAGCACATGGGCGTATACGTTCACCCGATCAGCGATCGTGCTGCGAAGAGCCTGTCGGATACGGTAACCACCACTGGAATTTTTGCGGTATGCCGACCTGTCCTGTGGGAGATTAAATCTGCGTTGAAAGGCCAGCCCCGTTTAGTATGCGTCGCCGTAGGCACATCAGAGCCGGGTAATGCTGGAACTCTGATCCGGGTCGCAGATGCAATGGGTGCTGACTGCATCGTCTTTGCCGGAGACACTGTGGATCCGCAGGGACCTAAAGCTGTGAGATCAAGTGCGGGTTCTCTTTTTCATATACCGGTAGTGCGTGAACCTAATATGCAAAGAGTCTGGGATTCCCTCAAAGCTCGCGGGCTAACGATTCTTGCTACTACCGCACAAGGGGAAGTAAGCCTGGATAATCCGGGGGAGACCCTTTCCAGCCCGACTGCTTGGCTTATGGGCAATGAAGCACACGGCCTGGATGCGGAGCTCATGCAGAAAGCGGATCATCGTGTAAGCATCCCGATCCGAGGTAGGGCTGAATCCCTGAACCTTGCCACTGCTGCGTCCATTTGTCTTTATGAGTCCTCGAAGGCTCTCCTAGCGGACTAG
- the pheS gene encoding phenylalanine--tRNA ligase subunit alpha: MSDQPENSSVDLTEESLNSAAEAAIEAFATAQTLEDLAEARRAHLGDSAPIPQARRALGSIAKEKRKEAGRLVNMARGRVEKHFAEVKVVLEEKRNAEVLKAERVDVTVPTTRRQLGALHPITELSETIADIFVGMGYEVAEGPEVEAEYFNFDSLNFIPDHPARTLQDTFHVGEPGSSQVLRTHTSPVQMRTMLSRDVPVYVVCPGRVFRTDELDATHTPVFHQIEGLAVDKGLTMAHLKGTLDHLAKTLFGPETKTRMRTNYFPFTEPSAEVDVWFPNKKGGAGWIEWGGCGMVNPNVLKAAGIDPEIYNGFAFGMGLERTLQFRNGLSDMRDMVEGDVRFTLPFGVQA, encoded by the coding sequence GTGTCTGATCAACCGGAGAATTCGTCGGTGGACTTAACCGAAGAAAGCTTGAATTCCGCTGCCGAAGCAGCTATTGAGGCTTTTGCCACTGCTCAGACCTTGGAAGACTTGGCTGAGGCGCGTCGAGCACACCTAGGTGATTCCGCGCCGATCCCACAAGCCCGTCGCGCTTTGGGATCGATTGCAAAAGAAAAACGAAAAGAAGCAGGCCGTCTCGTTAATATGGCCAGGGGACGCGTCGAAAAGCATTTTGCTGAGGTCAAGGTTGTTCTGGAAGAAAAACGTAATGCAGAAGTACTGAAAGCTGAGCGTGTCGACGTCACGGTGCCTACCACTCGTCGACAGCTCGGTGCTTTGCATCCGATCACAGAACTCAGCGAAACCATCGCTGACATTTTTGTGGGAATGGGCTATGAAGTTGCAGAAGGTCCAGAAGTAGAAGCAGAGTACTTTAACTTTGACTCTCTGAACTTCATTCCCGATCATCCGGCACGTACGCTGCAAGACACCTTCCACGTGGGTGAGCCAGGCTCCAGCCAAGTACTGCGCACGCACACCTCGCCAGTGCAGATGCGAACGATGCTTTCCCGCGACGTTCCTGTGTACGTTGTCTGCCCGGGCAGGGTGTTCCGTACTGATGAGCTCGACGCTACCCATACGCCGGTGTTCCATCAGATTGAAGGCTTAGCTGTAGACAAAGGCCTGACGATGGCTCATCTCAAAGGCACTTTGGATCATCTGGCTAAAACTCTCTTTGGGCCAGAGACAAAAACACGCATGCGGACTAATTACTTCCCGTTCACAGAACCTTCCGCAGAGGTCGATGTGTGGTTCCCTAATAAGAAGGGTGGCGCTGGATGGATCGAATGGGGTGGCTGCGGCATGGTCAACCCGAACGTCCTCAAGGCTGCGGGAATTGACCCAGAAATCTACAACGGTTTTGCATTTGGCATGGGACTTGAAAGAACGCTTCAGTTTAGAAACGGATTGAGCGACATGCGCGACATGGTGGAAGGCGATGTGCGCTTCACCCTTCCTTTTGGTGTCCAAGCATAG